A stretch of Lathyrus oleraceus cultivar Zhongwan6 chromosome 6, CAAS_Psat_ZW6_1.0, whole genome shotgun sequence DNA encodes these proteins:
- the LOC127093101 gene encoding ATP sulfurylase 1, chloroplastic produces MASMATLFSKTSLPSHSLTKSFDTHFVPSTRVNLAIKNNPKTHRKLRVSNGLIEPDGGKLVELVVEDSKRDLKKGEALSLPRVKLSRIDVEWVHVLSEGWATPLGGFMREREFLQTLHFNSLRLDDGSVVNMSVPIVLAIDDAQKHRIGDSKKVALFDSKGNPIAILNDIEIYKHPKEERIARTWGTTTPGLPYVEETITNAGDWLIGGDLEVIEPIKYHDGLDHFRLSPSELRDEFTRRNADAVFAFQLRNPVHNGHALLMTDTRKRLLDMGYKNPVLLLHPLGGYTKADDVPLDWRMKQHEKVLEDGVLDPETTVVSIFPSPMHYAGPTEVQWHAKARINAGANFYIVGRDPAGMGHPVEKRDLYDADHGKKVLSMAPGLERLNILPFRVAAYDKTQGKMAFFDPSRPQDFIFISGTKMRTLARNKESPPDGFMCPGGWKVLVDYYDSLVLSSNGKVPEAVPV; encoded by the exons ATGGCTTCCATGGCTACCCTTTTCTCCAAAACCTCTCTCCCTTCTCACTCTTTAACCAAATCCTTCGACACCCATTTCGTACCTTCCACCAGAGTTAATCTAGCTATCAAAAACAACCCGAAAACCCATCGGAAACTCCGTGTTTCGAATGGGTTAATTGAACCGGACGGCGGAAAGTTGGTGGAGCTTGTGGTGGAGGATTCCAAGAGGGATTTGAAAAAGGGTGAGGCTTTGTCGCTTCCAAGGGTGAAGCTTTCGAGGATTGATGTTGAATGGGTACATGTTTTGAGTGAAGGATGGGCCACACCGTTGGGTGGGTTCATGAGAGAAAGAGAGTTCCTCCAAACGCTTCATTTCAATTCACTAAGACTCGATGATGGGTCTGTGGTGAATATGTCTGTTCCGATTGTTTTGGCTATTGATGATGCGCAGAAACATCGGATCGGTGATTCTAAAAAAGTTGCTCTTTTTGATTCAAAGGGTAACCCTATTGCTATTCTCAATGA TATTGAAATTTACAAGCATCCTAAAGAAGAAAGGATAGCCCGAACATGGGGAACGACTACCCCTGGACTACCTTATGTTGAAGAAACTATAACTAATGCTGGAGATTGGCTGATTGGCGGTGACCTAGAGGTTATAGAACCAATCAAGTATCATGATGGACTTGATCATTTTCGGCTGTCACCTTCAGAGCTCCGTGATGAGTTCACAAGGCGCAATGCGGATGCTGTGTTTGCCTTCCAGCTCAGGAACCCTGTCCATAATGGCCATGCTTTGCTAATGACTGATACGCGCAAGCGGCTTCTTGATATGGGTTACAAGAATCCAGTCCTCTTGCTTCATCCACTTGGCGGCTATACCAAAGCCGATGATGTTCCACTTGATTGGCGAATGAAGCAACATGAGAAG GTGCTTGAGGATGGTGTTCTTGATCCAGAGACAACAGTGGTATCCATATTTCCATCTCCCATGCACTATGCTGGACCAACTGAGGTGCAGTGGCATGCAAAGGCTAGAATCAATGCAGGGGCAAACTTCTACATTGTTGGCCGCGACCCAGCAGGCATGGGCCATCCCGTTGAAAAAAGAGATCTATATGATGCTGACCATGGAAAGAAAGTATTGAGCATGGCTCCTGGACTCGAGCGCCTGAACATTCTTCCTTTTAGG GTTGCTGCGTATGACAAGACCCAAGGTAAAATGGCATTCTTTGATCCATCAAGGCCTCAGGATTTCATCTTCATATCAGGCACAAAG ATGCGCACGCTTGCTAGGAACAAAGAAAGTCCTCCAGATGGATTTATGTGCCCTGGTGGCTGGAAAGTGCTAGTTGATTATTATGATAGTTTAGTACTTTCGAGCAATGGAAAAGTTCCGGAAGCTGTTCCGGTCTAG